The following coding sequences lie in one Aquabacterium olei genomic window:
- the trpC gene encoding indole-3-glycerol phosphate synthase TrpC yields the protein MSDILDKINAVKHEEVAAARQRKPLQAVREEAEARHRAGHDHRDFVGALRARIAAGRPGVIAEVKKASPSKGVLREHFVPADIARSYAAHGAACLSVLTDERFFQGHADYLKAARAACTLPALRKDFLVDEYQVFEAAAWGADAILLIAASLSDAQMADFEAVAHALGLAVLVEVHDGKELDRALKLKTPLVGINNRNLRTFEVTLDTTLGLLPRVPADRLLVTESGILGADDVRRMREANVHAFLVGEAFMRQPDPGVALATLFA from the coding sequence ATGTCCGACATCCTCGACAAGATCAACGCCGTCAAGCACGAAGAAGTGGCGGCCGCCCGCCAGCGCAAGCCACTGCAGGCCGTGCGGGAAGAGGCCGAAGCCCGTCACCGCGCTGGCCACGACCACCGCGATTTCGTCGGGGCCCTGCGCGCCAGGATCGCGGCGGGCCGCCCGGGCGTCATCGCCGAAGTGAAGAAGGCCAGCCCCAGCAAGGGCGTGCTGCGCGAGCACTTCGTGCCGGCCGACATCGCCCGCAGCTATGCCGCGCACGGCGCCGCCTGCCTCAGCGTGCTGACCGACGAACGCTTCTTCCAGGGCCATGCGGATTACCTGAAAGCCGCCCGCGCCGCCTGCACGCTGCCCGCCCTGCGCAAGGACTTCCTGGTCGACGAGTACCAGGTGTTCGAAGCCGCAGCCTGGGGCGCCGACGCCATCCTGCTGATTGCCGCCAGCCTGTCTGACGCGCAGATGGCGGACTTCGAGGCCGTGGCCCATGCGCTGGGCCTGGCCGTGCTGGTCGAGGTGCACGATGGCAAGGAGCTCGACCGGGCGCTGAAGCTCAAGACCCCGCTCGTCGGCATCAACAACCGCAACCTGCGCACCTTCGAGGTCACGCTCGACACCACACTGGGCCTGCTGCCGCGCGTGCCGGCCGACCGCCTGCTGGTGACCGAATCCGGCATCCTGGGCGCCGACGATGTGCGCCGCATGCGCGAGGCCAATGTGCATGCCTTTCTGGTGGGCGAGGCCTTCATGCGCCAGCCTGACCCCGGCGTGGCGCTGGCCACGCTGTTTGCCTGA
- a CDS encoding uracil-DNA glycosylase — protein MSQPDLFGAAEGQPSAADPAENRPVALAAPLADLFDAVPPDWRPLTDAFRASPAGQALIARVDAAREAGAVIYPADVFAALHHTRRAGVRVVILGQDPYHGPGQAHGLAFSVQPGVAIPPSLRNIRKEVQRDLGLPAPAHGSLTAWADRGVLLLNTVLTVEQGQAASHAGWGWEALTDALIAAVAADPGPRVFMLWGAHAQRKLALIEAAGEARSGEIRVLQSNHPSPLSATRGPVPFVGNGHFGAARDFWAAHGHHLDWAFS, from the coding sequence GTGAGCCAGCCTGATCTGTTCGGTGCCGCCGAGGGGCAACCGTCGGCGGCCGATCCGGCTGAAAACCGACCTGTCGCGCTGGCGGCCCCGCTGGCCGACCTGTTCGACGCCGTGCCGCCTGACTGGCGGCCGCTCACCGACGCCTTTCGTGCCTCACCGGCCGGACAGGCGCTGATCGCGCGCGTCGATGCGGCCCGTGAAGCGGGCGCAGTGATCTATCCCGCCGATGTGTTTGCGGCCCTGCACCACACTCGCCGTGCCGGCGTGCGCGTCGTGATCCTGGGTCAGGACCCGTACCATGGCCCCGGTCAGGCGCATGGCCTCGCGTTTTCCGTGCAGCCGGGGGTGGCCATCCCGCCCAGCCTGCGTAACATCCGCAAAGAGGTCCAGCGCGACCTCGGCTTGCCTGCGCCGGCGCATGGCAGCCTCACGGCCTGGGCCGACCGCGGCGTGCTGCTGCTCAACACCGTGCTCACGGTGGAGCAGGGCCAGGCGGCCAGCCATGCCGGTTGGGGCTGGGAGGCGCTGACCGACGCGCTCATCGCCGCCGTGGCGGCCGACCCCGGCCCGCGCGTGTTCATGCTGTGGGGCGCGCACGCGCAGCGCAAGCTGGCGCTGATCGAAGCGGCCGGCGAAGCCCGGTCTGGCGAGATCCGGGTGCTGCAGAGCAACCACCCGTCCCCGTTGTCGGCCACGCGGGGCCCCGTGCCCTTCGTGGGCAACGGGCACTTCGGGGCCGCACGCGACTTCTGGGCCGCGCACGGGCACCACCTAGACTGGGCTTTCAGCTGA
- a CDS encoding glycosyltransferase family 2 protein yields MPTPQTAPRPQPPSLGVVIVNYRTYDLTMQCVASLLAHAIAAAGDIVVVDNDSPDGSGERLRRDLPVGVVAVLSRCNGGFGAGVNIGVAALRTDLVLVLNPDTYFRRNQVEAVQGLFARHERLGVAGLKLINPDGSLQYSARRFYSLPDILARRTALGRVAPLRRLVNSHLLKRNWREGPFEADWVMGTGFVVRRTAFEDVGRMDEGYFLYFEEVDLCARMWVKGWRVMALPEVELVHEHQRHSAAGIWSNSGQTHLRSMVRFFHKFGVPWLWRPRREQMQRAYLRWRRQFDEVHRAHRDAAT; encoded by the coding sequence ATGCCCACCCCTCAGACGGCCCCGCGTCCCCAGCCCCCCTCGCTGGGCGTCGTGATCGTCAACTACCGCACCTACGATCTGACGATGCAGTGCGTGGCGTCGCTCCTGGCCCATGCCATCGCGGCGGCGGGCGACATCGTGGTGGTCGACAACGATTCGCCCGACGGCTCCGGCGAGCGTCTGCGGCGTGACCTGCCGGTCGGCGTGGTGGCTGTGCTGTCGCGCTGCAACGGCGGGTTCGGGGCCGGCGTGAACATCGGAGTGGCTGCACTGCGCACGGATCTGGTACTGGTGCTCAACCCCGACACCTACTTCCGGCGCAACCAGGTCGAGGCGGTACAGGGGCTGTTTGCCCGGCACGAGCGGCTCGGCGTGGCCGGGCTCAAACTCATCAACCCGGACGGCTCGCTGCAGTATTCGGCGCGGCGTTTCTACTCGCTGCCCGACATCTTGGCCCGGCGCACGGCACTGGGCCGGGTGGCGCCCCTGCGCCGCCTGGTGAACTCGCACCTGTTGAAGCGCAACTGGCGCGAGGGCCCGTTCGAGGCCGACTGGGTGATGGGCACGGGCTTCGTCGTGCGCCGCACCGCCTTCGAGGACGTCGGGCGCATGGACGAGGGCTACTTCCTGTACTTCGAGGAGGTCGACCTGTGCGCGCGCATGTGGGTCAAGGGCTGGCGCGTGATGGCCCTGCCCGAAGTCGAACTGGTGCACGAGCACCAGCGCCACAGCGCCGCCGGCATCTGGTCGAACTCCGGGCAGACCCACCTGCGCAGCATGGTCCGCTTCTTTCACAAATTCGGCGTGCCCTGGCTGTGGCGTCCCCGGCGTGAGCAGATGCAGCGCGCCTACCTGCGCTGGCGCCGCCAGTTCGACGAGGTGCACCGCGCCCACCGTGATGCGGCCACATGA